DNA from Halobaculum sp. XH14:
CGAACTCCGAGGAGAGCGTGTCGGCCATGGCGGCCGCGACCGAGCCGGCGAAGGCGAACGCGAGCAGCGTCGGCGCGACGTCGGCCAGCGGGAGCGTCGGGTCGAGTAGCCGGTCGGCCGCGGCCGAGCCGACGACCGCGAACAGCGCGACGGCGGCGTTACCAAGCACGTTTCCGGTGCCGCGCGCGCCGTCGTTCTCCTCGGCGACGCCGCGGGCGCGCTTCTCCTCGTAGCGGTACTTCGTGGCGAGCGCGCCGACCGAGAAAAACGAGATGAGCACGGCGAACCAGCCGTAGCCGCCGAGCACGACCGAGAGCGCCGCGAGGAGGACGCCGGTGAGCATCCCCGGGACGGAGGCGGCATCGAGGGCGTAGGAGACCCAGCCGAGCGCGACGGCGAGCCCGAGCCCGACCGCGACGAGGCTCGCCGGCACGGTCCCGGTGAGCACGTGGAACAGCCAGAGGAGGAAGCCGACCGAGATCATCACGAGCGGGTCGTCGCGGCCGAAGAGGATCGAGCGCAGCAGGGCCGCGACGAGCGTGCCGACGGCCGCGAGGAAGGCGAACTCCGGAACGGCCCGGACGGCGAACTCGCCCGCGACGGCCGCGACGAACGCCTGGCCGGCGCTGCCCGCGAGCGTCCCGGCGGTCACGAACCCGACGACGAGGGCGAACTCGTCGGTCGTCCGCTCGCGGACGAGTTCCCGGCCGAGGTTCCCGAACGCGAGCGTGAGCACGGCGGCTGCGAAGACGGTGTCGGGCATCGGCGGGGCCGAGGGAAAGTCCACGGTCAGCACGCCGAGGCCGGCGGCCGCGAGCGCGAAGCCGGCGAGCCCGTTGAGCCGCCGGTCCTCGCGGTCGCCCGGCCGGGCGAACAGCTCGAAGAGGAA
Protein-coding regions in this window:
- a CDS encoding DUF92 domain-containing protein — protein: MTHRLRRAGAFAAVGTLVLAAPVLGPAAAAPFAAVAVLAVFVIEDGFLFELFARPGDREDRRLNGLAGFALAAAGLGVLTVDFPSAPPMPDTVFAAAVLTLAFGNLGRELVRERTTDEFALVVGFVTAGTLAGSAGQAFVAAVAGEFAVRAVPEFAFLAAVGTLVAALLRSILFGRDDPLVMISVGFLLWLFHVLTGTVPASLVAVGLGLAVALGWVSYALDAASVPGMLTGVLLAALSVVLGGYGWFAVLISFFSVGALATKYRYEEKRARGVAEENDGARGTGNVLGNAAVALFAVVGSAAADRLLDPTLPLADVAPTLLAFAFAGSVAAAMADTLSSEFGGLYDDPRLVTTFERVEPGTDGAITWQGEVAGLAGAALVGGIAASLMSLGDPLPALVVVTLAGVVGMTVDSVLGATVEGESLTNQTVNFLATLAGGLAGVALAVPFV